A genomic segment from Helicobacter sp. NHP19-012 encodes:
- a CDS encoding cation:proton antiporter has translation MHDLFILMAITPLIVLAPYVSRVLKMPVAVLEILLGTLGVYFGLLKPNANFSTMAEVGFLFLMFLCGMEVDLYVFKQMERKTLKKILSYFGILYAMASTITLSAHLPALYIIALPIVSLGMIMTLVRDYGKDKPWLNLVLKVGVLGELTSIILLVVVDGIYLHGLGADLIKTLGILLVFLFIMARLVRIFRVLFWWFPRLKAFIMPSNEANQDMRFALMLFFILVGIVAWLKLELVLGAFLAGTLISTFFPHKHELFDKLNDIGFGFFVPLFFIHVGSTLDLHLILTHPKFLIHAALVMACMASLHFFSSFVVFKGELKSVKNTAMFAMSASMPLTFLVTTASVGLRVGAINEETYYAFLLAAVFEGVLFTTSIKILQRPPKLA, from the coding sequence ATGCATGATTTATTTATTTTAATGGCGATCACCCCCTTGATCGTTCTAGCCCCCTATGTGAGTCGGGTTTTAAAAATGCCTGTGGCGGTGCTAGAGATTTTGCTAGGCACTTTGGGAGTTTACTTTGGGCTTTTAAAACCCAACGCTAATTTCAGCACGATGGCTGAGGTGGGGTTTTTATTCTTAATGTTTTTGTGTGGCATGGAAGTGGATTTGTATGTCTTTAAGCAAATGGAGCGCAAAACACTAAAGAAAATCCTAAGTTACTTTGGCATTCTCTATGCAATGGCGAGCACCATTACCCTAAGTGCACACTTGCCCGCCCTTTACATCATCGCCCTGCCCATTGTGAGCTTGGGGATGATCATGACTCTTGTTCGCGACTATGGCAAGGACAAGCCGTGGCTAAATTTGGTGCTGAAAGTCGGGGTTTTGGGTGAGCTCACGAGCATTATTTTACTTGTGGTCGTGGACGGGATTTACTTACACGGCTTGGGGGCGGATTTGATTAAGACTTTGGGGATTTTATTGGTTTTCTTGTTCATCATGGCGCGCTTGGTGCGTATTTTTAGGGTGTTGTTTTGGTGGTTTCCTAGGCTAAAGGCTTTTATCATGCCAAGCAACGAGGCGAACCAAGACATGCGCTTTGCGCTCATGCTTTTCTTTATTTTGGTGGGGATTGTGGCGTGGCTCAAATTAGAGTTGGTTTTGGGGGCATTTTTAGCCGGCACACTCATTTCTACCTTCTTCCCCCATAAGCACGAGTTGTTTGACAAGCTCAACGACATCGGCTTTGGCTTCTTTGTCCCTTTGTTTTTTATCCATGTTGGCTCGACTTTGGACTTGCATTTGATTTTAACCCACCCGAAGTTTCTCATCCACGCCGCCCTAGTTATGGCGTGCATGGCAAGCCTGCACTTTTTTAGCAGTTTTGTCGTGTTTAAAGGGGAGTTAAAAAGCGTGAAAAACACCGCCATGTTTGCCATGAGCGCGTCCATGCCCCTAACTTTTCTCGTAACCACCGCCAGCGTGGGGCTAAGGGTGGGGGCGATCAATGAGGAAACTTATTATGCGTTTTTGTTGGCGGCGGTCTTTGAGGGGGTGCTTTTCACCACCTCAATTAAGATTTTACAAAGACCCCCTAAGCTAGCCTAG
- a CDS encoding outer membrane protein, with translation MRKFLLGVPLALGVVGSLTAEESGTFIGAGYQVGQGRMNTNLYNTVAPNGTSYPPGTGPDYKNWQGTNVSWHAKYANGAMNGFGFLIGQKFFFKLPHAKTKWLGVRYYGFLDYGFSDLGPQLSLVGYDQNVRLSMVAYGIGADIMGNFIDRKNASVGVFGGFAIGGNAWQVNAATLHAWKAALLAADPSANLSGLPHHGNFNVWLNFGFRTNIYKHNGLELGVKLPMLVNPFFPSKSANTGGYYYSLKRDYSVYVRYLYTF, from the coding sequence ATGAGAAAGTTTTTACTAGGTGTCCCTCTAGCCCTCGGGGTTGTGGGGAGTTTGACAGCCGAAGAGAGTGGCACTTTCATTGGGGCGGGCTACCAAGTCGGGCAGGGCAGGATGAATACCAACCTGTATAACACAGTCGCCCCCAATGGCACATCATACCCTCCCGGTACGGGTCCAGATTACAAGAACTGGCAAGGCACAAATGTCAGTTGGCATGCTAAATACGCCAATGGGGCGATGAATGGCTTTGGGTTTTTAATCGGGCAGAAGTTTTTCTTTAAGCTCCCCCATGCCAAGACGAAGTGGCTAGGCGTGCGCTACTATGGCTTTTTAGACTACGGCTTTAGCGACTTGGGGCCACAATTAAGCCTCGTGGGCTATGACCAAAATGTCCGCTTGAGCATGGTCGCTTATGGGATTGGCGCGGACATCATGGGCAACTTCATTGATCGCAAAAACGCCAGCGTGGGCGTGTTTGGGGGCTTTGCCATCGGGGGCAACGCGTGGCAAGTCAATGCCGCCACCTTACACGCTTGGAAAGCTGCCCTTTTAGCCGCAGACCCCAGCGCTAACCTTTCAGGCTTGCCCCACCACGGCAACTTCAATGTGTGGTTGAACTTTGGCTTTAGGACCAACATTTACAAGCACAATGGTTTGGAGCTGGGCGTGAAATTGCCCATGTTGGTTAATCCTTTCTTCCCCTCTAAGAGTGCGAACACAGGGGGGTATTATTACAGCTTGAAACGCGATTACTCTGTGTATGTGCGCTACCTCTACACTTTCTAG
- a CDS encoding phosphomannomutase/phosphoglucomutase, whose amino-acid sequence MQLDPSIFREYDIRGIFNKNLNEPCVRQIGLELGKIMAQTCPKVALGYDARTHSPTLFQWLKSGLENFVEVYDMGLVPTPVAYFATFNPIDNTHTPHSIMITGSHNPPEYNGFKITLDQKPFYGQAIQELKEQMLKAPTPYTQKSAPTHTLNAKEAYHAYLINAFAHLQNFPYKIALDFGNGVGAIGLEPVLRALNIKFDSLYSTPDGTFPNHHPDPSEAKNLKDLQAHMQAHQIPIGIAFDGDADRVALLTRGRIYAGDELAILFAKSLAQKGIKPLVIGEVKCSQVMYNAINAIGQAIMYKTGHSNLKVKLKETNAHFAAEMSGHLFFNDRYFGYDDALYACLRLLELFLEQAPNTLEESLKNLPYSYKTPEEKIAVKEEEKFEIIERLKESLRGQLPQNFPPIVDLIDIDGIRVVFKDGFALVRASNTTPMLVTRFEGKDEESAQAYKQAVLGLLNY is encoded by the coding sequence ATGCAATTAGACCCAAGCATTTTTAGAGAATACGACATTAGGGGGATTTTCAACAAGAATTTAAACGAGCCTTGTGTGCGCCAAATCGGGCTAGAGCTGGGTAAAATCATGGCGCAAACCTGCCCCAAAGTGGCTTTAGGCTACGATGCCCGCACCCACTCGCCCACCTTATTTCAGTGGCTTAAAAGCGGGCTTGAAAACTTTGTAGAAGTTTATGATATGGGGCTTGTCCCCACGCCCGTAGCTTACTTTGCCACCTTTAATCCCATTGACAACACCCACACCCCCCACTCCATTATGATCACCGGCTCGCACAACCCCCCCGAATACAATGGCTTTAAGATCACTTTAGATCAAAAGCCCTTTTACGGGCAAGCCATTCAAGAGCTAAAAGAGCAAATGCTAAAAGCCCCCACACCCTACACCCAAAAATCCGCACCCACCCACACACTTAACGCCAAAGAGGCCTACCATGCCTATTTGATCAACGCCTTTGCACACCTACAAAACTTCCCCTATAAAATCGCTTTGGATTTTGGCAATGGAGTGGGGGCGATCGGTTTAGAGCCGGTGCTAAGGGCGTTAAATATCAAGTTTGATAGCCTTTATTCTACCCCCGATGGGACTTTCCCTAACCACCACCCCGACCCTAGTGAAGCCAAGAATTTAAAAGACTTGCAAGCGCACATGCAAGCGCATCAAATCCCTATCGGCATTGCCTTTGACGGGGACGCAGATCGAGTCGCCTTGCTAACAAGGGGGCGCATTTATGCAGGCGATGAGCTGGCGATTTTATTTGCCAAGAGCCTAGCCCAAAAAGGCATTAAGCCCCTAGTCATCGGCGAAGTCAAATGTTCGCAAGTCATGTACAACGCCATCAACGCAATCGGGCAAGCTATTATGTATAAAACGGGGCATAGCAATTTAAAGGTCAAGCTTAAAGAAACAAACGCCCACTTCGCCGCCGAGATGAGCGGGCATTTATTCTTCAACGACCGCTATTTTGGCTATGACGATGCGCTGTATGCGTGTTTGCGCCTCTTAGAGTTGTTTTTAGAGCAAGCCCCAAACACTTTAGAAGAGAGTTTAAAGAACTTACCCTACTCTTATAAAACCCCTGAGGAAAAAATCGCTGTCAAAGAAGAAGAGAAGTTTGAAATCATTGAAAGACTTAAAGAGAGTCTAAGGGGGCAATTACCGCAAAACTTCCCCCCCATTGTGGACTTGATAGACATTGATGGGATTAGAGTGGTCTTTAAAGATGGCTTTGCGCTTGTTAGGGCGAGCAACACCACGCCCATGCTCGTTACGCGTTTTGAAGGCAAGGATGAAGAGAGTGCACAAGCCTATAAGCAAGCAGTGTTAGGATTGCTTAACTATTGA
- a CDS encoding class I SAM-dependent methyltransferase, with the protein MLSKFFLKSMFKKWQNGDYRVVFWDKEVYQNGTKTPQFTIKINRPLKMSDIKKDMSLTIAEAYMDGLIDIEGSMDAVMRVLYLQTNYDHLHKHDNATPIQPADKEKSNIESHYDLGNEFYALWLDETLSYSCAYFKKESDTLYQAQLQKLDHTLKKLDLKQGEKLLDIGCGWGYLSIRAAQEYNVEVMGITISEEQFKQASQRVKDLGLSDRVTIKLLNYQDLDGLHYRFDKVVSVGMFEHVGKANLPFYFKKVKEVLKVGGMFLLHSILCCFEGTTNAWIDKYIFPGGYLPSLREVISVASESDFHLVLAESLRLHYAKTLDLWYKNFCDKQEQISQMYDARFIRMWSLYLNSCASAFRVGSVDLYQLLLTNSVDNTIPLTNAYIYQ; encoded by the coding sequence ATGCTCTCTAAATTTTTTCTAAAATCCATGTTTAAGAAATGGCAAAATGGGGATTACCGCGTGGTGTTTTGGGACAAAGAAGTCTACCAAAACGGCACCAAAACCCCACAATTCACCATAAAAATCAACCGCCCCCTAAAAATGAGCGACATTAAAAAGGACATGTCCTTAACCATTGCCGAAGCCTACATGGACGGGCTGATCGACATTGAGGGCTCGATGGATGCCGTGATGCGGGTGCTGTATTTACAGACAAACTATGACCATTTGCACAAACACGACAACGCTACACCCATCCAACCCGCAGACAAAGAAAAATCAAATATTGAAAGCCACTATGATTTAGGCAATGAATTTTACGCCCTATGGCTAGACGAAACCTTAAGCTACTCTTGCGCTTACTTTAAAAAAGAGAGCGACACTTTGTACCAAGCCCAATTGCAAAAGTTAGATCACACCTTAAAAAAATTAGACCTCAAGCAGGGCGAAAAACTTTTAGACATTGGCTGTGGTTGGGGTTATCTCTCCATTCGGGCAGCGCAAGAATACAATGTGGAAGTGATGGGAATCACCATCTCTGAAGAGCAATTTAAGCAGGCGAGCCAACGGGTGAAGGATTTAGGATTGTCCGATCGGGTTACGATCAAGCTGTTAAATTACCAAGATTTGGACGGCTTGCATTACCGCTTTGATAAAGTGGTGAGTGTCGGGATGTTCGAGCATGTCGGCAAGGCGAATCTGCCCTTTTACTTTAAAAAAGTCAAGGAAGTGCTGAAAGTGGGGGGCATGTTCTTACTGCACTCCATTTTATGTTGCTTTGAGGGCACCACCAACGCATGGATTGATAAATACATTTTTCCCGGCGGGTATCTGCCCTCTTTGCGTGAAGTGATTTCTGTTGCCAGTGAAAGCGATTTTCACTTAGTCTTAGCCGAGAGTTTACGCTTACACTACGCCAAAACTCTGGACCTTTGGTATAAAAACTTTTGCGATAAACAAGAGCAAATCTCCCAAATGTATGATGCCCGCTTCATCCGTATGTGGTCGCTCTACTTAAACAGCTGCGCCTCCGCCTTTAGGGTAGGTAGTGTTGATCTTTACCAACTGCTTTTAACCAACAGTGTAGACAACACCATTCCCTTGACAAACGCCTATATTTACCAGTAA
- a CDS encoding Dps family protein codes for MKTKTLDLLRQLQADSIVLFMKLHNFHWNVKGHDFHAVHKFTQAVYEEFADMFDDLAERVAQLGHVPVVTLAEALKVAHIKEESKHSFHSKEVFEAVLHDYEHLEKHFTQLSEFADEAGDKVTAAYADEQLAKLQKSVWMLKASLA; via the coding sequence ATGAAAACAAAGACACTTGATCTACTAAGACAACTTCAAGCCGACAGCATTGTTTTGTTCATGAAGTTACACAATTTCCATTGGAATGTGAAAGGGCATGACTTCCACGCCGTGCATAAATTCACGCAAGCCGTGTACGAAGAGTTTGCCGACATGTTTGACGATTTGGCCGAAAGGGTGGCCCAACTAGGGCATGTCCCCGTGGTAACCCTTGCCGAGGCGTTGAAAGTCGCCCACATTAAAGAGGAGAGCAAGCACAGTTTCCACTCTAAAGAAGTGTTTGAAGCCGTTTTGCACGACTACGAGCATTTGGAAAAACACTTTACCCAACTCTCGGAATTTGCCGATGAAGCGGGCGATAAAGTCACCGCCGCCTACGCCGACGAACAGCTTGCTAAATTGCAAAAATCTGTATGGATGTTGAAGGCTAGTCTAGCTTAA
- a CDS encoding DUF2018 family protein yields MLQDQDQGLEVLEGDPLEKWGEILLHASPKRSFEELERFLEWQALGTLFLEQEGLEDKFEALLKQLRFDPNLQEKVHAKKVDLAIQSMAAVLSGHE; encoded by the coding sequence ATGCTACAGGATCAAGACCAAGGTTTAGAGGTTTTGGAGGGCGACCCCCTTGAAAAGTGGGGGGAAATCCTACTGCACGCCAGTCCCAAGCGTTCTTTTGAGGAATTGGAGCGGTTTTTAGAGTGGCAGGCTTTAGGCACACTCTTTTTAGAACAAGAAGGCTTGGAGGATAAGTTTGAGGCGTTGTTAAAACAGCTGAGATTTGATCCCAACTTGCAAGAAAAAGTGCACGCTAAAAAGGTGGATTTAGCCATACAATCCATGGCAGCCGTCCTTAGTGGGCATGAATAG
- a CDS encoding polyprenyl synthetase family protein has protein sequence MLERIQAKIEAYLEEVGSPQVLRMAQNLGMGKMLRSRLILTICAKHPKLVDFCAIIEMIQTASLLHDDVIDHAATRRGHESLNHAFGNTNAIMLGDIFYSKAFCALADFAKPIIEVVAQSVVALSRGEIKDTQMAQGFNPSQDFYIDMVADKSAALIVASSGGAALLAGLDFKKYAAFGHNFGIAFQIIDDLLDITQPKEVLGKPAFSDFKEGKSTLPYILLHQRLSPAEQGILRGYFKSPKEEAKLWCSEKFKEHNIIQATLQEAKAYTQKALEAIRGENNQALEAMALQVLERQF, from the coding sequence ATGTTAGAGCGCATACAAGCCAAGATCGAAGCATATTTAGAAGAGGTGGGTAGCCCACAAGTCTTACGCATGGCACAGAACTTAGGCATGGGTAAAATGCTAAGAAGCCGTTTGATTTTAACCATTTGCGCCAAACACCCTAAGCTCGTGGATTTTTGCGCCATCATAGAAATGATCCAAACCGCCTCCCTGCTCCACGATGATGTCATCGACCACGCTGCCACAAGGCGCGGACACGAGTCGCTAAACCACGCCTTTGGCAACACAAACGCCATCATGCTCGGCGACATTTTCTACTCCAAGGCTTTTTGTGCCTTAGCCGACTTTGCCAAACCCATCATAGAGGTGGTCGCCCAAAGCGTGGTGGCCCTCTCTAGGGGCGAAATCAAAGACACCCAAATGGCGCAAGGCTTTAACCCCAGCCAAGATTTTTACATCGACATGGTCGCCGACAAGAGCGCAGCCCTGATTGTGGCAAGCAGTGGGGGGGCAGCCCTTTTAGCGGGCTTGGACTTTAAAAAATACGCCGCCTTTGGGCACAACTTTGGCATCGCCTTTCAAATCATTGACGACTTGCTCGACATCACACAACCTAAAGAGGTGCTGGGTAAGCCTGCTTTTAGTGACTTTAAAGAGGGCAAGAGCACCCTGCCCTATATCCTTTTGCACCAACGCCTAAGCCCCGCAGAGCAGGGCATTTTAAGGGGGTATTTTAAAAGCCCCAAAGAAGAGGCAAAGCTGTGGTGCAGTGAAAAATTTAAAGAACATAACATCATCCAAGCCACTTTGCAAGAGGCCAAAGCCTACACCCAAAAAGCCCTAGAGGCGATTAGGGGCGAGAACAACCAAGCCCTAGAGGCAATGGCTTTGCAGGTTTTGGAAAGACAATTTTAG